One window of the Parasphingopyxis algicola genome contains the following:
- a CDS encoding GNAT family N-acetyltransferase, producing MTDRAIVAPRIETERLILREFRLEDFEAFTEMLSNPDVGHFIGGVVADRAAAWEKFTRAPGFWALLGYGMWMVEEKASGRIAGNLGFGNFQRAIEPPLPDVPEGAWVFDKWAHGKGYASEALTAALEWADANLPHRGYCCIISPDNAPSLALARKFRFAETRRVPFKGEETVVLERAAA from the coding sequence ATGACCGACAGGGCGATCGTCGCGCCGCGCATCGAAACCGAACGGCTGATCCTGCGCGAATTCCGCCTCGAGGATTTCGAGGCGTTCACCGAGATGCTCTCCAATCCCGATGTCGGCCATTTCATCGGCGGAGTGGTCGCGGACCGTGCGGCGGCGTGGGAAAAGTTCACCCGGGCACCCGGTTTCTGGGCGCTGCTTGGCTATGGCATGTGGATGGTCGAGGAGAAGGCGAGCGGACGGATCGCCGGCAATCTCGGCTTCGGCAATTTCCAGCGCGCCATCGAACCGCCGCTGCCCGATGTGCCGGAGGGCGCCTGGGTGTTCGACAAATGGGCGCACGGAAAAGGCTATGCTAGCGAGGCGCTGACGGCGGCGCTGGAATGGGCAGACGCCAATCTGCCCCATCGCGGCTATTGCTGCATCATCTCGCCCGACAATGCGCCGTCGCTGGCGCTGGCTCGGAAATTCCGGTTTGCGGAAACCCGGCGCGTGCCGTTCAAGGGCGAGGAGACGGTCGTGCTGGAACGCGCGGCCGCCTAG